Below is a window of Shewanella khirikhana DNA.
CATGCCTTTGATTAACTTCAGAGCGGGTTTCTTCTACAACGGTCAGGTGTTCGAGCAAGTTCATTGGAGCAGCGACTGATTAAATGAACCGCTATTAGATCACAGCTGATCTGCTCACTCAACACTGGCTAGAAAAGTACGATCCCGCCCTGTATCTAGTCCGTATAAATATCCAGTGTCTCCGTCATCCTCGAACACTACCATATAGCTATTCTTGGGCGATCCACTTTCAAGAACAGTTTCTACTCCAACAGTGAACTCTGTTTCGGCATATATCATTGCCTCATCGGCCATGCTAATAAGGCTCCAAGTAATCGTTATTGCTAGTAGTAGGTGCTTGATGTTCATTTTCGTTTAACGCCTCGCTAAACGGCGAGCGATAGCGAGTCCGGTGGAGGCCACGTTCTTTGTGGCAGTAACGAATTTGAGCGGTTTGTTATGGCTTATACACTGTTTCAATTTTTTGCCTTAACTCTTCGGGGCAACTGTCACTTATACAATTTTGAAAAAGCACTGCCTCAGCCTCTTTTAGTGACTCTAGCTTATGGATTGCCAGGGCACTGTTGCCTTGCTCAACCGCTAGAATTATTTCTGATGCCTTTTCGTAATGGAATAAAGCATTATCAATTGCGGTGGATTGAATGAACTTACCGATTTTATCGTCAGCCATGCGGTATCCATATGAGCTGCCAAGTATAAAAGATCCAATTACAACAACAATTACGATTATAACTTTGAGCATCTTACTCTCTTGAGCCATAACGCCTCAATAACCGGAGCAGCTTCGCTGCTTCCGGCGCAGAATGCGCGTAGCTGATTGACTTGTTATAAGGCTATGACTTTGCACAAAGCCTCCTTAACGGCTTGACCAATATTAGCCGTTGACTTGTAGCCTTGTTCATTAAGGCTGATCTCATCGCTAACCCAAATAAAATGATTGAACGGTTCTGAACCCCATTCAACAGATTGATACATATTCTCGCAAGCCTTGCCTAAATCTCTCAATGAGATTTCATTTGAGGCAATAAGTTCCAACATTCGCTGAGCAATTATTTTGCAATCATTCACGTTTATTGGATAAGCAATCAGATCTAGCTGATCTTGAAATTCAAGAGAAGAACCAGTTGATATATCAATCATCCAATCGGGAAAGTCATTGTGGTCAGCTATGTATCTATCAGCTAACCCGACTAGCTCTTGCTCCGAAATTAAACCTATTTTTTCTTCGATAAGCCAAGTTCTGGCTGTAGATCTCATTCCCTAAGCCTTATAACGCCGCGCACAGGGGCGCCCACGTTTTGGACGTCCCAGCGACCAAAGGGAGCGTTTGCTGAGCCTTGTTATACGTAAACTTACCCACGTTTTCTGAACCACTCGCAAATAAACTTTATGTTATCGGCTGCAACGCCAATAGCCTGAAAAAATTGCACTGCCATAATGCCGTAGACAAAGCTCACGCCAGCGAGATAAATGGTGCCGTCAAAACCACCATAAGCCAACGCCAAAAAAGGATATGAGCTTATCGAAGCAACCAGCGCGTAAACATTTGGCCTGGATTTGATCGTGAGCACTGTTAGAAAGCCAGCCACCAAGCAAACCAAAACGGCGAGCCCCAGACCAAGCGGCCATTCGTCAATACTCAGGGCTGCAACGAGCAAGCCGAGATTTGATCCGATTATGATACTAATCACAAGGCTATGCTTCATAACATCTCGACGTATAACGCCCAATTAAGGGGTGAACAACGCCTCACCCAAGCCTAAAGCATTGTGCCATAAACACTAAATTTGAAGTAGAAGCAAAAATGCCGAGCGTTGTGAATCCCTCTTAAATTGCTTGTTAAGTGCTAGTTTCGGTGGATTCTTCTTGTAGTCAAGACGATATCTTCTAAGCGGCTAGAGTTTGCTTTTAGCGCTTTATAAGTGTTATCTGAAATTGCTTCAAAGTTGTAACCTCTTCGGATCAAAGTCGAGCGTATAAATTCATAGCAATCATCGAAGCTACCAAAGTTTCTATTTTCAACTTCAGCTAAAAAGTCATTGATTTGTTGGTCATTAGAGTCGACTGTGAAGTTGACCATCTGATTACCTTCTGCATCTCGTTTATTTAGGTAGTGGAGGATTGCCGGAACGACTACCGTAGCAACTAAAGTAGTACCAGCTATAACAAGCTCGATACTTCCTTCTTTGAACTCTTTGACTTGTATATCTTTGTTGTGCTTTTCGTAATATTTTCCTAGCGTCGCTCGATTTAAGTAAGACTTATCAATATCCTTCGCCGATTTTAATTTTGATTCACTTGATTCATCTTGAGATTCTTCAATAAGTGTCGACACAACACTTAACCTAAGCAAGTCTAAGGAGAAAAAGCTCAACTCATACAATGTTGGTTCTTCAACATTCAACTTAACTCTAAATTCCATACAATTACCTTTACTCAATTGCCAATCTACTGCTGGCACTTAACGCTTTGCTAAGGGGCTGGCGCCACGCGCCAGTCCCACGGAGCCAGCCTTTGCTGGCGAAGTAAACTTGAGCAACTGGTTATGTGGGCTAATGATTAGCACCAACTTTGCCCCAATCACCGTTCAAAACTTCTTCGATAAATTCCTGAACACTATCTTCCGCTTCAATGTTGAAACACGAATAACCATAACCAAGGCTGACAATTTCGGTGCCGTAAGTAGCAAATTTATGACCATCACTGTCAATCAACATACCTTGGACGGCTCCGTAACCGCGAATCAAACATGTAAACGTTTCAAAACCGTGAGATAGAGACAGTTGAAAAGGGCTGACTATATCGATACTTGGATGCTCAACTAATTGGCGGAGTAGAGTTGTCATGGTTTATCCACATAACGCCCTAAACACCGGCGCAGCACAGCTGCGTCGAGGTGGTTTTGCTTGTTAAGCACTTAAACATAATAAGATAGCGCAATTAATGGCTGCGCCCCCTGTTCTGTAAGTCGGTAGTTGATAAATGCAGTGCATTCTACAAGTGCATTGAATATTTCAGGACTCTTTTCTTTGAGCTTTTTAGCATTTTCAATATGGATGCTAATGACTTCGTTGCTGTCACTCATGCAATCATTCCACGCATCCATATTTCTCCCGTAATACCCGGGAAAATTAAATGTTGCACTAAAGAAATCATGGAATGAATCCCAAGTGCTTATATCGTCAGAGTTAATTTTATATATCTTCATGTGTGTTGGTGCTTAACGCCCAAAGCAGCGGCGCGCGTTAGCGCGTCCAGCCCGCAGGGCAATGCTGCCTTTGCTTGTTATGTGTTGATGATTACTCATAGATAGTTGCGGCCTGGATTGCATCTGCGAAGATCTGCCAGCTAGGAAGCTCTGAATCTGTGTCTAGTTTGAGATTTTTGTATAGATTACCTGAACTTTCTAGCCACGCAGCCATAGCCTCTAGAAAAGATAATGTAGATACATTTTCCCACTTGGAAGTATCCTCAGAGCAAAGTCTACCAATAAGAGCGATCAGCTCCTCTTTACTTCCAATTTTTTCGTAGTCTATTTCCATGCACTTACTCTGATTGACACATAACGCCCGCAGCAACGGCTGGCCAAAACTGGCACCACAAATTGCGTAAGCAATTTTGGTGACAGGCTTTGGCCAGTCTGATTGCCTGCGCTTGTTAGGCTACTTTTAGTTATTGTAAATGTCATTAGCACGAATGAATTGATCGCTCATTTGAGGATACAACTCTGCCAGCTCAAACCATGTAATAAATGAAAGATCTTTAAATGATACCGGTGTATATTTTGATGAGTGCAGTCCTGCGATATATACCTGCTTTATCCCGAGATTTTTATTTTTCAGCAGGATTTCTGATGTCTCTTTCATGAGATTGAATTGCTTGGTTGAATAGCCTTGATGAGCCTTGGCTTCAATGATAACAATAGAATCGTTTGATAACGTCAGAACAAGATCGAAGGTCTGCTTTTCAAGCTGCTTTACTCTTTCTATAAGATTTGCATGAGCCAGGTCGCGAAGCATACATACTTCATAGCCAATATCTTCGACGGTAACATGGCTTGGTATAATAAGTCTGTCTCTCAGCTTAGTCCAAAATGGAGATGCATTAATCTTAAGAGCATGAAATAAAACTGCCGTAAAAAATCTTTCTTCACGAGTATTTTCAGCCCATTTTGGTAAATTCATCATTTCTCACCTAGGCCTAACGCCCAATTAAGGTGTGAACCACGCTGACACATAATTCAACTTGATCACCGTAAACACCGGACTAAACCCAAACCAAAAATGCCAAGCGTGGTGAATCACTCTTAAATTGTTTGTTATAGCTCTGCTATTTTTTGTGCCATGAGCTCTCTAAATAATTTTGTTTGTGCTTCAAAGTTTTCTTGAGCTGTATAGAATTTCTTTAAATCTGCACGCTTGAATTCACCATCAGGTTTGCAATACGCGAGTGCCTTGCCGCGCTCTTCAAAAACAAAGTTGTATTCTATTTCAAGATCAGGAAAGTATAGCTGCATGAGAGTTTGAAATCGTTGTTGGTCACCCTTTTCTTGAAGACGATTTTTCTGCGAAAGTTCCATCGCCTCTTCAGCTGAATATTTACCCTGATACACAGGTATATAAATTAAATACAGCCCCGAAACATCAAGCTCCCATTTCTGAAAAAGAGTGTGCATTTCCTCAAGCTTTTCTCTCTTAAGTACTCGTTCTTGAAGCATTACTTTATTTCGAAAATCAGCCTTTGCTCGCCTCTCCTGAGCAAGATTTGTAATGTAAACACCTAACAATGCAGCTACTGCAGTCACAATAGGCATCAAATCTGATGCTTTAAATGCCAACTCTTGTTCCAATTTTATCTCCTGAGCTATAACGCCGCCAGCAGGGGCCGAAAAACCAGAGCGAAGCGGCGGTTTTTTGGTCCCTCTGGCTGGCCTTGTTAAACGCGGACTCAGAATAGTGTAAGAACATCATCGCTCCACTCATGACTGTATTTTGTCCACTTGGTGTCCGGAGGTGGGAAGCTGGTTCGGCAATAGCCTCTTTTAGCAACAAAGTCGAAAGCCGCATGAGGATAGCCGTTTATTAGTAATAGAGCCTTGTTTCCGTCTCCTGACCATACTATTTGTGCTTCCGAGGAAAGATGTTTGTCAGTGACATTGGCAACATTATAAATATGGAGGGCGTCGAGAATGGGGTTACCATCTCGGCTCCTATCTAGTCCGTATAAATATCCAGTGTCTCCGTCATCCTCGAACACTACCATATAGCTATTCTTGGGCGATCCACTTTCAAGAACAGTTTCTACTCCAACAGTGAACTCTGTTTCGGCATATATCATTGCCTCATCGGCCATGCTAATAAGGCTCCAAGTAATCGTTATTGCTAGTAGTAGGTGCTTGATGTTCATTTTCGTTTAACATTTGTATAACGAGCCGGCTCATTTATCACCTCAGACCAGTGAAAAGCGTGCTGGGGATTTTGTTTATTATTCTTTGGGTTAGCCGATTTTGTCCATATCAATTTACAAGCAAAGCGTGCCGGCACGCTTTGCGCTTTCTAATGGCCTGTTATCTGAAACCCGTCACCATCTAACAAACTAATTTAAAGGATAATTTAATTATTGAACAGATAAAACCGTGCCATCAACATCATAAAACCGTGCTTGCGTTTTTTCGAATACCAATAATACTGTATTTATATACAGTTTGTAATGAGGTGTTGTATGGGTAACAGTCCGTTCCTACAGGCAGTTCGTAATAGCATGCGTTTGAGAGGTTACAGTTTACGCACCGAAAGAACGTATCTGCATTGGATTAAGTTTTACATACTGTTTCACCAAAAGCGTCACCCTGAAACTATGGGCGCTCAAGAAATCACAACGTTTTTAACCTACTTGGCGGTTGAGCGGCATGTGGCTGTAAACACACAAAAAGTTGCCTTGAACGCCTTGGTCTATCTCTATCATAAGTTCCTACA
It encodes the following:
- a CDS encoding DUF2251 domain-containing protein, giving the protein MNIKHLLLAITITWSLISMADEAMIYAETEFTVGVETVLESGSPKNSYMVVFEDDGDTGYLYGLDTGRDRTFLASVE
- a CDS encoding barstar family protein; translated protein: MKIYKINSDDISTWDSFHDFFSATFNFPGYYGRNMDAWNDCMSDSNEVISIHIENAKKLKEKSPEIFNALVECTAFINYRLTEQGAQPLIALSYYV
- a CDS encoding DUF7660 family protein — protein: MEIDYEKIGSKEELIALIGRLCSEDTSKWENVSTLSFLEAMAAWLESSGNLYKNLKLDTDSELPSWQIFADAIQAATIYE
- a CDS encoding DUF2251 domain-containing protein, with the translated sequence MNIKHLLLAITITWSLISMADEAMIYAETEFTVGVETVLESGSPKNSYMVVFEDDGDTGYLYGLDRSRDGNPILDALHIYNVANVTDKHLSSEAQIVWSGDGNKALLLINGYPHAAFDFVAKRGYCRTSFPPPDTKWTKYSHEWSDDVLTLF